A region of Paucidesulfovibrio longus DSM 6739 DNA encodes the following proteins:
- a CDS encoding NAD(P)-dependent oxidoreductase, translating into MPRYGFLGLGIMGSAMAANLVRAGFGVTVWNRTPEKCAPLVALGAKQAATPRDAAAHSEITFAMLADPAAARQVCFGPYGVLQGLDEGRGYVDVSTVDDATARDVGAAVRECGGRFLDAPVSGTKKPAEDGALVFLASGDRRLFDEAAPALDAMGKKSFYLGETPGQGTRMKLVINSIMGSMLTALCEGLSLGLKGGLEGSDMLEVLASGAVANPMFSIKGAMMLRDEFPASFPLRHMQKDMHLALGLGNDLGQAMPCAAAAGEAFKKARAGGLADEDFSALFRLFR; encoded by the coding sequence ATGCCCCGATACGGATTTCTCGGCCTCGGCATCATGGGTTCGGCCATGGCCGCCAATCTCGTCCGCGCCGGATTCGGCGTCACGGTCTGGAACCGCACCCCGGAGAAATGCGCCCCGCTCGTCGCCCTCGGCGCAAAGCAGGCCGCGACCCCGCGCGATGCGGCCGCGCACAGCGAGATCACCTTTGCCATGCTCGCGGACCCGGCAGCGGCGCGGCAGGTCTGCTTCGGACCCTACGGCGTGCTCCAGGGCCTGGACGAGGGACGCGGATACGTGGACGTCTCCACCGTGGACGACGCCACGGCCAGGGACGTGGGCGCGGCCGTGCGCGAATGCGGCGGACGCTTCCTGGACGCGCCCGTTTCCGGCACGAAGAAGCCCGCCGAGGACGGCGCGCTGGTGTTCCTCGCTTCGGGCGACCGCAGACTCTTCGACGAAGCGGCCCCGGCCCTGGACGCCATGGGCAAGAAGAGCTTCTATCTCGGCGAAACCCCGGGCCAGGGCACGCGCATGAAGCTGGTCATCAACTCCATCATGGGCAGCATGCTCACGGCGCTGTGCGAAGGGCTCTCCCTGGGGCTCAAGGGCGGGCTGGAAGGTTCGGACATGCTGGAGGTGCTCGCCTCCGGAGCCGTCGCGAACCCCATGTTCTCCATCAAGGGCGCCATGATGCTGCGCGACGAATTTCCCGCGAGCTTCCCGCTCAGGCACATGCAGAAGGACATGCACCTGGCCCTGGGACTGGGAAACGACCTCGGACAGGCCATGCCCTGCGCTGCGGCGGCGGGCGAGGCTTTCAAGAAGGCGCGGGCCGGGGGGCTCGCGGACGAGGACTTCTCCGCGCTGTTCCGCCTGTTCCGCTGA
- a CDS encoding TRAP transporter large permease gives MLIKLLLGCFALMGTPLFALIAATAILGFMSDGLDPSLVAMEIHRLVDTPVLVSIPLFTFAGELMARSRTSERLVGFSKALLGWMPGGLGIVTLLVCAAFTALTGASGVTIIALGALLYPSLAGEGYPERFSLGLVTTSGSLGLLFPPAIPLILFGIIAREDINNLFLAGIVPGVLMILLLGLWCVRQGLKSRIPLTPFRPADIASAARKAAWELPLPVIVLGGIYSGWFALGEAAAVTAAYVLLVEVAIYRDVKWRELPGIMTRSMTLVGGILIILAVSQASTNLLIDQEVPQRLFEFVQGFVTSKWSFLMLLNIFLLALGAVLDIFSATVLVVPLLLPIAAGYGVDPVHLGIIFLANMEIGYCTPPVGLNLFIASYRFQKPILTTCRSTLPFLAILSAVVLLITYVPALSLWLPGL, from the coding sequence ATGCTGATCAAGCTGCTGCTCGGCTGCTTCGCCCTGATGGGCACGCCGCTCTTCGCCCTCATCGCGGCCACGGCCATCCTGGGATTCATGTCCGACGGGCTGGACCCTTCCCTGGTGGCCATGGAAATCCACCGCCTCGTGGACACGCCCGTGCTGGTGTCCATTCCGCTGTTCACCTTCGCGGGCGAGCTCATGGCCCGCTCGCGCACCTCGGAGCGGCTGGTGGGCTTTTCCAAGGCGCTGCTCGGCTGGATGCCCGGCGGCCTGGGCATCGTCACCCTGCTGGTCTGCGCGGCCTTCACCGCCCTGACCGGAGCTTCGGGAGTGACCATCATCGCCCTGGGCGCGCTGCTCTACCCCTCGCTCGCGGGCGAGGGCTACCCGGAGCGCTTCAGCCTCGGACTGGTGACCACGTCCGGCAGCCTGGGCCTGCTCTTTCCCCCGGCCATTCCCCTGATCCTTTTCGGCATCATCGCCCGCGAGGACATCAACAACCTCTTCCTGGCGGGCATCGTGCCGGGCGTCCTGATGATCCTGCTTCTGGGCCTCTGGTGCGTGCGCCAGGGCCTGAAGAGCCGCATTCCCCTGACCCCCTTCCGCCCGGCCGACATCGCCTCCGCCGCGCGCAAGGCGGCCTGGGAGCTGCCCCTGCCCGTGATCGTGCTCGGCGGCATCTACTCCGGCTGGTTCGCCCTGGGCGAGGCCGCCGCCGTGACCGCGGCCTACGTGCTCCTGGTGGAGGTCGCCATCTACCGCGACGTGAAGTGGCGCGAGCTGCCGGGCATCATGACCCGCAGCATGACCCTGGTGGGCGGCATCCTGATCATTCTGGCCGTGTCCCAGGCATCCACCAACCTGCTCATCGACCAGGAGGTGCCCCAGCGCCTCTTCGAGTTCGTGCAGGGTTTCGTGACCAGCAAATGGTCCTTCCTGATGCTCTTGAACATCTTTCTGCTCGCGCTCGGCGCGGTGCTGGACATCTTCTCGGCCACCGTGCTGGTGGTGCCCCTGCTGCTGCCCATCGCCGCGGGCTACGGCGTCGATCCCGTGCACCTGGGCATCATCTTCCTGGCGAACATGGAAATCGGCTACTGCACGCCGCCCGTAGGCCTGAACCTGTTCATCGCCAGCTACCGCTTCCAGAAGCCGATCCTGACCACCTGCCGCTCCACCCTGCCCTTTCTGGCCATCCTGTCCGCCGTGGTCCTGCTGATCACCTACGTCCCGGCCCTCTCGCTCTGGCTGCCCGGCCTCTAG
- a CDS encoding TRAP transporter small permease, translating into MESRSQASFPRRVLHALESAETGLLVLSLAGMIVLAVLQIVLRNAAQTGLVWIDPLLRRLVLWIALLGAMVASRNQDHLSIDVINHFLPLRAAAFCKGLAYLFTALVCAALAHSCGLFLLDEYEYGMQAMQGVPSWVVELIMPLAFGVMALRYLAAGLVLLRDLARGVVTGERPC; encoded by the coding sequence ATGGAAAGCCGTTCCCAAGCCTCGTTTCCCCGCAGGGTGCTGCACGCGCTGGAATCCGCCGAGACGGGCCTGCTCGTGCTGTCCCTGGCGGGCATGATCGTGCTCGCCGTGCTCCAGATCGTGCTGCGCAACGCCGCCCAGACCGGACTGGTCTGGATCGACCCGCTCCTGCGCCGCCTCGTGCTCTGGATCGCCCTGCTGGGAGCCATGGTCGCCTCGCGCAACCAGGACCACCTTTCCATCGACGTCATCAACCACTTCCTGCCGCTGCGGGCCGCCGCCTTCTGCAAGGGGCTGGCCTACCTGTTCACGGCCCTGGTCTGCGCGGCCCTGGCCCACTCCTGCGGCCTGTTCCTTCTGGACGAATACGAATACGGCATGCAGGCCATGCAGGGCGTGCCCTCCTGGGTGGTCGAGCTGATCATGCCGCTGGCCTTCGGGGTCATGGCCCTGCGCTACCTCGCGGCCGGGCTGGTCCTGCTCCGCGATCTCGCCCGCGGGGTCGTGACCGGGGAGCGCCCATGCTGA